The Brachyspira hyodysenteriae ATCC 27164 genome includes a window with the following:
- a CDS encoding methyl-accepting chemotaxis protein, with protein sequence MKLNSLTFKIPLIMGLSITLSIFVITVIMFLISLKSVDIAAQNGFETTAAAYEGTANLWIEHQKSIIESFATNQSIVNYLLSVNEDNAQLASNTLIGFKNYRNASLHFTILNREGKVLLDSENDSLINYNNGYDSDFTLYKNNTAKMGIVKSSITGDIVYKMYADIKDNNGNVIGVLSSHIDWSDFIKHCISFAKIGNTGNIMIVDEDKNIIAHKDKNKILNSLKDFKALDDMTVLKKSIKHYKDTDDKLYMMYFSPIIYSHWYIVATIAESELYNPVNNMLRHPIYIAVVLIILSIIMIWIFSKYITSPIKEIVKEADNIANGDLTTVISKKHLNRKDEIGDILNSFNKMKKVIKDIIKVVNSNISQTKRTAYSLYYSNKDLSERTISQVSDINATTSFMKNISLSIDESTNDMKSMSDGMIDARNEINNAGSIIFDTAKNTELVFESSKKIGDIIKIIEDIAFQTNILALNASVEAARAGEQGRGFAVVASEVRNLALNTSESAKNITSLIEDSNDKIKKATDSANMSQKLFVEIEKKIENTTNIMKDVVVKINKQQEDVSKINNSMLSIDAKTKDNADLVELMKNSSSELEKQTNNFFSAISFFKTGVHHLDWSENYNTNNEHIDEQHKKLLNFINDIYSAIYEEDVERVKNVFNMTLDYTKYHFSDEEKLQKENADRYKKIKEHFEQHRSFENLVAKKIDELNTSNDWKNTALDMANILSKWLIQHIGVWDKEFVKMVGI encoded by the coding sequence ATGAAACTTAATAGTTTGACATTTAAAATACCGCTTATTATGGGACTTTCTATTACATTATCAATATTTGTGATAACAGTTATAATGTTTTTAATATCATTGAAGTCTGTTGATATAGCGGCTCAAAATGGATTTGAAACTACTGCTGCTGCCTATGAGGGTACAGCTAATCTATGGATAGAACATCAAAAATCAATAATTGAAAGCTTTGCAACTAATCAAAGTATAGTCAATTATTTGTTATCTGTTAATGAAGATAATGCTCAGTTGGCAAGCAATACTTTAATAGGATTTAAAAATTATAGGAATGCATCATTGCATTTTACAATTTTAAATAGAGAAGGTAAAGTTCTTCTTGATTCGGAAAATGATTCTTTGATCAACTATAATAATGGTTATGATTCAGATTTTACTTTATACAAAAATAATACAGCAAAAATGGGAATTGTTAAATCTTCAATAACAGGCGATATCGTTTATAAAATGTATGCTGATATTAAAGATAATAATGGAAATGTTATAGGAGTTTTATCATCTCATATAGATTGGTCAGATTTTATAAAGCATTGTATTTCATTTGCTAAAATAGGAAATACAGGAAATATAATGATAGTTGATGAGGATAAGAATATCATTGCTCATAAAGATAAAAATAAAATTCTAAATAGCTTGAAAGATTTTAAAGCTCTTGATGATATGACTGTATTAAAAAAATCTATTAAGCATTATAAAGATACTGATGATAAACTTTATATGATGTATTTCAGTCCTATAATATATTCTCATTGGTATATAGTTGCCACTATAGCTGAAAGCGAACTTTATAATCCTGTAAATAATATGTTAAGACATCCTATATACATAGCCGTCGTTTTGATTATTTTATCTATTATTATGATTTGGATATTTTCAAAATATATAACATCTCCTATTAAAGAGATTGTTAAAGAAGCAGATAATATTGCAAATGGAGATTTAACTACTGTAATATCTAAAAAGCATTTGAATAGAAAAGATGAAATAGGGGATATTTTAAATAGCTTTAATAAGATGAAAAAAGTTATAAAAGATATCATTAAAGTTGTAAATTCAAATATATCTCAAACAAAAAGAACAGCTTATAGTTTATATTATTCAAATAAAGACTTGTCAGAGAGAACTATATCTCAAGTCTCCGATATAAATGCTACAACATCATTTATGAAAAATATTTCTCTCTCTATAGATGAATCAACTAATGATATGAAATCTATGAGTGACGGTATGATAGATGCTAGAAATGAAATAAATAATGCAGGTTCTATAATATTTGATACTGCTAAAAATACTGAACTTGTTTTTGAATCGAGTAAGAAGATAGGTGATATAATAAAGATTATTGAGGATATTGCATTTCAAACTAATATATTGGCTTTGAATGCTTCAGTAGAGGCGGCAAGAGCAGGAGAGCAGGGCAGAGGATTTGCGGTTGTTGCTTCTGAGGTTAGAAATTTGGCATTGAATACATCAGAGTCAGCTAAGAATATTACTTCCTTAATAGAAGATAGTAATGATAAAATTAAGAAAGCTACTGATTCTGCTAATATGTCTCAAAAATTATTTGTTGAGATAGAGAAAAAAATAGAAAATACTACAAATATAATGAAAGATGTAGTTGTAAAGATTAATAAACAGCAGGAAGATGTTTCTAAAATTAATAATTCTATGCTTAGTATAGATGCCAAAACTAAAGATAATGCCGATTTAGTTGAGCTTATGAAAAATTCTTCTTCAGAATTGGAAAAGCAAACTAATAATTTCTTTAGTGCTATAAGTTTCTTTAAAACAGGTGTTCATCATTTGGATTGGTCTGAAAATTACAATACTAATAATGAACATATAGATGAACAGCATAAAAAATTATTAAATTTTATTAATGATATATATTCTGCTATATATGAAGAAGATGTTGAAAGAGTAAAAAATGTATTTAATATGACATTGGATTATACAAAATATCATTTTTCAGATGAAGAGAAACTACAAAAAGAAAATGCAGATAGATATAAAAAAATAAAAGAACATTTTGAACAGCATAGAAGTTTTGAAAATTTAGTAGCTAAAAAAATAGATGAACTAAATACTTCAAATGACTGGAAAAATACGGCTTTGGATATGGCAAATATCTTGAGTAAGTGGCTTATTCAGCATATTGGGGTTTGGGATAAAGAATTTGTAAAAATGGTTGGAATATAG
- a CDS encoding flagellin N-terminal helical domain-containing protein has protein sequence MIITNNVNAIRANRYLKVNSTEHKKKFPSLFASEKGPLVQGRYMLRAEKNTQDGISFIQTADGYLGETIDILQRIRELAVKSANGIYNNSDRSYIQAEVSSLIDEIDRVASQAQFNTLNILTGRFSNTVNASASMWIHIGPSRDQRKRIYVATMTASSLKLKNEFNSYISVSSVSKANRTIGMIDNAIEYVIKQRADLGAYKNRFNTYIQGLMNSYENTIAYGSKKMDRDVAEASIYEAISSIKSQSALAMLVHSNNLPKDALNLLK, from the coding sequence ATGATAATAACAAATAATGTCAATGCGATTAGGGCGAACAGATATTTAAAAGTTAATTCTACTGAACATAAGAAAAAATTTCCTAGTTTATTTGCAAGCGAGAAAGGTCCTTTAGTACAAGGAAGATATATGCTTCGTGCAGAAAAAAATACTCAAGACGGAATATCATTTATACAAACAGCCGATGGATATCTAGGAGAAACAATAGATATATTGCAGCGTATTAGAGAATTAGCAGTAAAATCTGCAAATGGAATATATAATAATTCTGACAGATCATATATTCAAGCAGAGGTATCAAGTTTAATAGATGAAATAGATAGGGTAGCAAGTCAGGCACAATTCAATACTTTAAATATATTGACAGGAAGATTTTCAAATACAGTTAATGCTTCTGCAAGTATGTGGATTCATATAGGTCCAAGCAGAGATCAGAGAAAAAGAATTTATGTTGCTACAATGACAGCAAGTTCTTTAAAATTAAAAAATGAATTTAATAGTTATATTTCTGTATCTTCTGTAAGTAAAGCAAATAGAACTATAGGAATGATAGATAATGCTATTGAATATGTTATTAAACAAAGAGCCGATTTAGGAGCTTATAAAAATAGGTTTAATACATATATTCAGGGGCTTATGAATTCTTATGAAAATACTATTGCTTATGGCAGTAAAAAAATGGATAGAGATGTAGCCGAGGCTTCTATTTATGAGGCTATAAGTTCAATAAAATCTCAATCTGCTTTAGCTATGCTTGTACATTCTAATAATTTACCTAAGGATGCTTTAAACCTATTAAAATAG